A window of Sutcliffiella cohnii contains these coding sequences:
- a CDS encoding ROK family protein — protein sequence MPNYRIGIDVGGTHTDAVVIDENYNVVAEVKASTTEDVSSGIYDALSKVVASANVPVNEIKHAMLGTTHCTNAIVERKRLNNIAIVRIGAPATLAIKPLVGVPDDLREMLGKHVYLVRGGHEFDGRTIAELDEEHLYKIAHEVKGKVDSVAITSVFAPVSADHEQRAAAIFQEVLGDEVALSLSHEIGSVGLLERENATILNAAIVKVARTTASGFINALQQEGIHAQVFFGQNDGTLMSVEYTVKYPILTIACGPTNSLRGASYLSDRADALVIDVGGTTTDVGVLVDSFPRQSFLAVELGGVRTNFRMPDITAIGLGGGTIVRIAEDESFQIGPDSVGHKLPQKSLIFGGDTLTTTDVAVALGIVELGDPSKVAHLNKELLQKIYDRMIEMVEETIDKMKTSQEPIPVILVGGGSVLFPGELQGASEVIKPTNAGVANAIGSAISQVSGQIEKIFSVDELGREKTMELAKDMARQEAIKAGADPEQIYIVDFEDVPLAYLPGNATKIRAKAAGPLFLN from the coding sequence ATGCCGAATTACCGAATTGGAATTGACGTTGGGGGAACTCATACAGATGCCGTAGTGATAGATGAAAACTATAACGTAGTAGCTGAAGTTAAAGCTTCAACTACAGAAGATGTTAGTAGTGGAATATATGATGCATTAAGCAAAGTAGTTGCTTCTGCAAATGTACCTGTAAACGAAATAAAGCACGCAATGTTAGGTACAACGCACTGTACGAATGCAATTGTAGAAAGAAAAAGATTAAATAACATAGCCATCGTTCGTATTGGGGCACCAGCTACTTTAGCGATTAAACCGTTAGTAGGAGTGCCAGATGATTTAAGAGAAATGCTCGGAAAACATGTTTACTTAGTTCGTGGCGGACATGAATTCGACGGAAGAACAATTGCTGAGTTAGATGAGGAGCACTTATACAAAATAGCTCATGAAGTAAAAGGAAAAGTAGACTCTGTTGCGATTACATCCGTGTTTGCACCAGTATCCGCTGACCATGAGCAGAGAGCGGCAGCAATTTTTCAAGAAGTGTTAGGTGATGAAGTTGCTCTATCGCTTTCGCATGAAATCGGTAGTGTCGGTTTACTAGAGCGTGAAAATGCTACGATTTTAAACGCAGCGATTGTAAAGGTTGCTCGTACGACAGCTTCTGGCTTCATTAATGCACTACAACAAGAAGGGATACATGCACAAGTATTTTTCGGTCAAAACGACGGAACGTTAATGTCGGTAGAATATACGGTGAAATATCCGATTCTTACAATTGCTTGTGGACCGACGAATAGTTTGCGTGGTGCTTCTTATTTATCAGACAGAGCCGATGCCCTTGTTATCGATGTAGGTGGAACAACAACGGATGTTGGAGTATTAGTTGATTCTTTCCCTCGTCAATCGTTTTTAGCGGTAGAACTTGGTGGTGTTCGGACAAACTTCCGTATGCCGGATATAACAGCAATTGGCTTAGGTGGAGGAACAATTGTCCGAATTGCCGAAGACGAAAGCTTCCAAATTGGACCTGACAGTGTCGGACATAAGCTCCCACAAAAAAGTTTAATTTTTGGTGGAGATACGTTAACGACAACTGATGTAGCGGTTGCCTTAGGGATTGTCGAACTTGGTGACCCAAGTAAAGTCGCGCACTTAAACAAAGAATTACTCCAAAAAATTTATGATCGAATGATTGAAATGGTAGAAGAAACGATTGATAAAATGAAGACTAGTCAAGAGCCTATCCCAGTAATTTTAGTTGGAGGAGGAAGTGTCCTATTCCCAGGCGAGCTTCAAGGCGCTTCAGAAGTGATAAAGCCGACAAATGCTGGTGTAGCCAATGCGATCGGTTCTGCTATTTCTCAAGTAAGTGGTCAAATTGAAAAAATCTTTTCCGTAGATGAACTAGGCAGAGAAAAAACGATGGAACTTGCAAAAGATATGGCCCGTCAAGAAGCGATTAAAGCAGGAGCAGATCCGGAGCAAATATACATCGTAGATTTTGAAGATGTTCCATTAGCATACTTACCAGGAAATGCAACGAAAATAAGAGCAAAAGCTGCAGGACCATTATTTTTAAATTAA
- a CDS encoding DUF917 domain-containing protein, which yields MRYIGKEEIENIAIGAALLGTGGGGDPYIGKLMALQAIEEYGPIKLLSIDEVPDDALVVPTAMMGAPTVMIEKVPSGEEAIESFQTLQNYLGKEIFATMPIEAGGVNSLLPLALAARLGLPVIDADGMGRAFPELQMVTFHLDGVKATPMVLSDEKGNNLLFNTIDSVWAERIARGATIEMGGSVMLSIYPMTGKNIKQSAIHHSLTFEEQIGKAIREAKKNNKNPIDEVIALTNGYSLFKGKVTDINRKTQQGFSKGTATIEGLEENKGEECYLHFQNEHLLAETKDNVLCVTPDLITVLDKETGMPITTEGLKYGARCVVIGIPADKKWRTQKGIEVAGPRYFGYDLDFSPVEQLLRKENN from the coding sequence ATGAGATATATAGGAAAAGAAGAGATTGAAAATATTGCGATTGGGGCGGCTCTATTAGGTACTGGAGGTGGGGGTGACCCTTACATTGGTAAACTAATGGCGTTACAAGCGATAGAAGAGTACGGGCCTATTAAACTTTTAAGTATCGATGAAGTTCCCGACGATGCATTAGTCGTGCCCACTGCCATGATGGGTGCACCAACTGTTATGATTGAAAAAGTACCTAGTGGGGAAGAAGCAATTGAATCTTTTCAAACTTTACAAAACTATTTAGGAAAAGAAATTTTTGCAACGATGCCGATTGAAGCTGGTGGGGTGAATTCCCTTCTGCCGCTAGCGCTAGCTGCTAGGTTAGGTTTACCAGTCATCGATGCTGATGGGATGGGGAGAGCATTCCCTGAGTTGCAAATGGTGACGTTTCATCTAGATGGTGTAAAGGCAACACCGATGGTTTTATCCGACGAAAAAGGAAACAATTTATTATTTAACACGATTGATAGTGTTTGGGCGGAAAGAATTGCCCGCGGAGCTACGATTGAAATGGGTGGTTCTGTTATGCTATCTATCTATCCAATGACGGGGAAAAATATAAAACAATCTGCCATTCATCATTCGTTAACGTTTGAAGAGCAAATCGGAAAAGCGATTCGTGAAGCGAAGAAAAATAATAAAAACCCAATTGATGAAGTAATTGCCTTAACGAACGGTTATTCATTATTTAAAGGAAAAGTTACCGATATTAACCGAAAAACACAGCAAGGCTTCTCGAAAGGAACAGCGACTATCGAAGGGTTGGAAGAAAATAAAGGGGAAGAATGCTACCTCCACTTCCAAAACGAACATTTGCTAGCAGAAACGAAAGATAATGTGTTATGTGTTACTCCTGATTTAATAACAGTGTTAGACAAAGAAACTGGAATGCCAATTACGACAGAAGGATTAAAATACGGAGCGCGCTGTGTTGTGATCGGTATCCCAGCAGACAAGAAGTGGCGTACACAAAAAGGGATTGAAGTAGCAGGTCCACGCTATTTTGGCTATGACTTAGATTTTTCACCGGTGGAACAGCTGTTACGAAAGGAGAATAACTAA
- a CDS encoding cytosine permease: protein MTIKQDQAITKDYEREPVPLEQRKGWLKLSIVWLGGIVALSATALGGALGGGLPLSQAIIASFVGTFILAILSALCGVVGAKTGLSTSFVSKFALGRYGSYAVSIIIAIALFGWFGVQLDIFGATLHNVILSVFNVSVHPKLLVVIGGICMTLTAFIGYKAIEKLSLVAVPLLAVLLIASLGKVMSNSDFSTVANAPLFGDALTVGLSVSLIIGSLATGAIIGPDISRYARSTKDAVISSFVGFFVGFSIVLIIAAILAKATTEVDIVAIMLGLGWGSAALLILILAQWTTNDNNLYSSALGFSVVFKKVPKSMLTVVAGTIGTLMAVGGIYDNFIPFLIFLSALIPPIGGIYVGDFLNNRSKYQFSNLSNVKNINLVSIAIWGIASFVAFSTTPSPNGFGWFTLTGASGFDAFLVAFILQFIVSKTLNKNEQADIELKAKGA, encoded by the coding sequence ATGACAATCAAACAAGATCAAGCTATTACAAAAGATTATGAACGAGAACCGGTGCCGTTAGAACAAAGAAAAGGTTGGTTAAAGCTTTCCATCGTGTGGCTAGGTGGTATTGTTGCTCTTTCCGCAACGGCACTAGGTGGAGCGTTAGGTGGAGGATTGCCACTATCACAAGCAATTATCGCTTCCTTTGTAGGGACGTTTATTTTAGCTATTTTAAGTGCTTTATGTGGAGTGGTTGGAGCAAAAACAGGCCTTTCTACATCGTTTGTTTCGAAGTTCGCCCTCGGTCGTTACGGCTCTTATGCAGTTTCCATCATCATCGCAATTGCGCTATTTGGATGGTTCGGGGTACAGCTAGATATATTCGGAGCAACGTTACACAACGTTATTTTGTCCGTATTTAATGTAAGTGTACATCCGAAGTTGTTAGTAGTAATCGGTGGAATTTGTATGACGCTTACTGCATTTATCGGCTATAAAGCAATTGAAAAATTAAGCTTAGTTGCAGTGCCATTATTAGCGGTTTTACTAATTGCATCGTTAGGAAAAGTAATGAGCAATAGTGATTTTTCAACAGTTGCAAATGCACCACTATTTGGAGATGCGTTAACGGTAGGATTATCTGTTTCGCTAATTATCGGTTCATTAGCGACTGGAGCGATTATCGGCCCAGATATTTCTCGATATGCGCGCTCTACGAAAGATGCAGTTATTTCTTCATTCGTCGGCTTCTTCGTTGGATTTAGTATCGTTTTAATTATTGCAGCAATTTTAGCGAAAGCAACAACAGAGGTTGATATTGTAGCGATTATGCTCGGTTTAGGTTGGGGATCAGCGGCTTTATTAATTCTTATTCTCGCTCAATGGACAACCAATGATAATAACTTATATTCTTCGGCACTTGGCTTTTCTGTAGTGTTCAAAAAAGTACCAAAATCTATGTTAACAGTAGTAGCTGGAACAATCGGTACACTAATGGCGGTCGGTGGCATTTATGATAACTTTATTCCATTTTTAATTTTCCTTAGTGCACTTATCCCTCCGATTGGAGGAATTTATGTAGGTGATTTCTTAAATAATAGATCTAAATATCAATTTAGTAACTTATCAAATGTAAAAAATATTAATCTTGTAAGTATCGCAATTTGGGGAATCGCATCGTTCGTTGCTTTCAGTACGACACCAAGTCCGAATGGTTTCGGTTGGTTCACACTAACCGGCGCATCTGGATTTGACGCATTTTTAGTAGCATTTATCCTTCAGTTTATCGTAAGTAAAACGTTAAATAAAAATGAACAAGCTGATATCGAACTAAAGGCGAAAGGAGCATAA
- a CDS encoding TetR/AcrR family transcriptional regulator, with the protein MRQKLIEAALHQYSLHGYHGATMRKIADEVGIKPASIYFFFENKEELFIAAFEQLLQAHFQAMQTVLAENEDHPVEEIFSKMLHGIASHHTGDMQGTIAFISLVTSPIPEIDSYLKKYMLKFNNWLIDSLQTLIKQDYPTISDQEVDRIIKQYVLIGNGVFWGINLYEGESFKEQVELADSLIQSLFIGLDKKEKETIS; encoded by the coding sequence ATGAGGCAAAAATTAATTGAGGCTGCACTGCACCAATATTCTTTACATGGTTATCATGGAGCAACGATGCGAAAAATTGCTGATGAGGTTGGGATAAAGCCTGCATCTATCTATTTCTTTTTTGAAAATAAAGAAGAACTATTCATCGCTGCATTTGAACAACTTTTACAAGCTCATTTTCAGGCGATGCAAACTGTGTTAGCCGAGAACGAGGATCATCCGGTAGAAGAAATATTTTCAAAAATGTTACACGGTATAGCTTCTCACCATACAGGCGATATGCAAGGAACGATTGCATTCATTTCCCTTGTCACTTCTCCAATTCCAGAAATAGATTCTTATTTAAAAAAGTACATGCTGAAGTTTAATAATTGGTTAATAGATTCATTGCAAACTCTAATCAAACAAGATTACCCGACAATATCAGATCAAGAGGTAGATCGAATTATTAAGCAATATGTGCTAATCGGTAACGGTGTGTTTTGGGGAATTAACTTGTATGAAGGGGAAAGTTTTAAAGAGCAAGTGGAATTAGCAGATTCATTAATACAATCACTTTTTATCGGATTAGATAAAAAAGAAAAGGAGACAATCTCATGA